A genomic region of Seriola aureovittata isolate HTS-2021-v1 ecotype China chromosome 21, ASM2101889v1, whole genome shotgun sequence contains the following coding sequences:
- the ppm1bb gene encoding protein phosphatase 1bb isoform X1: protein MGAFLDKPKTEKHSAHGEGNGLRYGLSSMQGWRVEMEDAHTAVVGLPHGLTDWSFFAVYDGHAGSRVANYCSGHLLEHILSGGADFSSGPSSVEGVKDGIRSGFLNIDEYMRSFTDLRQGLDRSGSTAVCVLLSPTHLYFINCGDSRAVLSRDSKVGFSTQDHKPCNPREKERIQNAGGSVMIQRVNGSLAVSRALGDYDYKCVDGKGPTEQLVSPEPEVCVLERAAEGDEFVVLACDGIWDVMSNEELCEFVRSRLLVCDDLEKVCNSVVDTCLHKGSRDNMSVVLVCLPGAPKISDEAVKKEEELDKYLETRVEELLVNCGETGVPDLVSVLRSIATENIPNLPPGGGLASKRSVIEAVYNKLNPHREEEGACAGGEEESEEGGGSTAAHLLEALRQFRLHHRGQCRAVLEESLAAYHLRGESTAEGAGERRRTSDDGNDGQEQPASPPSPPSPPPSPATAELEASQDAPAPEFDPSSD, encoded by the exons ATGGGTGCATTCCTGGACAAGCCGAAGACAGAGAAGCATAGTGCCCACGGTGAGGGCAATGGGCTGCGTTATGGCCTGAGCTCCATGCAGGGGTGGCGGGTGGAGATGGAGGATGCCCACACAGCTGTGGTGGGTCTCCCCCATGGACTCACCGACTGGTCCTTCTTTGCTGTCTACGATGGCCACGCAGGCTCCCGGGTGGCTAACTACTGCTCTGGCCACCTGCTGGAACACATCTTGTCAGGGGGGGCCGACTTCAGTTCAGGACCCAGCTCCGTGGAGGGCGTGAAGGACGGCATCCGCTCGGGCTTCCTGAACATTGACGAGTACATGCGCAGCTTCACTGACCTGCGGCAGGGCCTGGACCGCAGCGGATCGACGGCGGTGTGCGTGTTGCTCAGCCCGACCCACCTCTACTTCATTAACTGCGGTGACTCGCGGGCCGTGCTGAGTCGAGACAGCAAGGTGGGCTTCTCCACCCAGGACCACAAGCCCTGCAACCCCCGTGAAAAGGAGCGCATCCAAAATGCCGGAGGCTCAGTCATGATCCAGAGGGTAAACGGCTCCCTGGCTGTGTCCCGGGCCCTAGGGGACTACGACTACAAATGTGTGGATGGTAAGGGCCCCACGGAGCAGCTGGTCAGCCCTGAGcccgaggtgtgtgtgttggagcgGGCGGCCGAAGGAGATGAGTTTGTGGTGCTGGCATGTGATGGAATCTGGGACGTCATGTCCAACGAGGAGCTGTGTGAGTTTGTCCGCTCACGACTCCTGGTGTGTGATGACCTGGAGAAGGTCTGTAACTCAGTGGTGGACACCTGTCTGCATAAG ggGAGCAGGGACAACATGAGTGTGGTGCTGGTGTGTCTACCTGGAGCCCCCAAGATCTCAGACGAGGCTgtgaagaaagaagaggaattGGATAAATACCTGGAGACCCGTGTTGAGG agcTACTGGTAAACTGCGGGGAGACGGGAGTCCCTGACCTGGTGTCTGTCCTGAGGAGCATTGCCACAGAGAACATCCCCAACCTTCCACCTGGCGGCGGCCTGGCCAGCAA acgCAGTGTGATCGAGGCGGTGTACAACAAGCTGAACCctcacagagaagaggaaggc GCCTGTgcggggggagaggaggagagtgaggagggaggtggCAGTACGGCGGCTCATCTGTTGGAGGCTCTGCGGCAGTTCCGCCTCCACCACCGGGGGCAGTGCCGCGCGGTGCTGGAGGAGTCCCTGGCCGCCTACCACCTGCGGGGGGAGAGCACTGCCGAGGGAGcaggggagagaaggaggaccTCAGACGACGGCAACGACGGCCAGGAGCAGCccgcctcccctccctctcccccctcgCCCCCGCCCTCACCTGCCACTGCAGAGCTGGAGGCCAGCCAAGATGCGCCCGCCCCCGAGTTTGATCCCTCCTCTGACTGA
- the ppm1bb gene encoding protein phosphatase 1bb isoform X2, translating into MGAFLDKPKTEKHSAHGEGNGLRYGLSSMQGWRVEMEDAHTAVVGLPHGLTDWSFFAVYDGHAGSRVANYCSGHLLEHILSGGADFSSGPSSVEGVKDGIRSGFLNIDEYMRSFTDLRQGLDRSGSTAVCVLLSPTHLYFINCGDSRAVLSRDSKVGFSTQDHKPCNPREKERIQNAGGSVMIQRVNGSLAVSRALGDYDYKCVDGKGPTEQLVSPEPEVCVLERAAEGDEFVVLACDGIWDVMSNEELCEFVRSRLLVCDDLEKVCNSVVDTCLHKGSRDNMSVVLVCLPGAPKISDEAVKKEEELDKYLETRVEELLVNCGETGVPDLVSVLRSIATENIPNLPPGGGLASKRSVIEAVYNKLNPHREEEGSAGELEDPW; encoded by the exons ATGGGTGCATTCCTGGACAAGCCGAAGACAGAGAAGCATAGTGCCCACGGTGAGGGCAATGGGCTGCGTTATGGCCTGAGCTCCATGCAGGGGTGGCGGGTGGAGATGGAGGATGCCCACACAGCTGTGGTGGGTCTCCCCCATGGACTCACCGACTGGTCCTTCTTTGCTGTCTACGATGGCCACGCAGGCTCCCGGGTGGCTAACTACTGCTCTGGCCACCTGCTGGAACACATCTTGTCAGGGGGGGCCGACTTCAGTTCAGGACCCAGCTCCGTGGAGGGCGTGAAGGACGGCATCCGCTCGGGCTTCCTGAACATTGACGAGTACATGCGCAGCTTCACTGACCTGCGGCAGGGCCTGGACCGCAGCGGATCGACGGCGGTGTGCGTGTTGCTCAGCCCGACCCACCTCTACTTCATTAACTGCGGTGACTCGCGGGCCGTGCTGAGTCGAGACAGCAAGGTGGGCTTCTCCACCCAGGACCACAAGCCCTGCAACCCCCGTGAAAAGGAGCGCATCCAAAATGCCGGAGGCTCAGTCATGATCCAGAGGGTAAACGGCTCCCTGGCTGTGTCCCGGGCCCTAGGGGACTACGACTACAAATGTGTGGATGGTAAGGGCCCCACGGAGCAGCTGGTCAGCCCTGAGcccgaggtgtgtgtgttggagcgGGCGGCCGAAGGAGATGAGTTTGTGGTGCTGGCATGTGATGGAATCTGGGACGTCATGTCCAACGAGGAGCTGTGTGAGTTTGTCCGCTCACGACTCCTGGTGTGTGATGACCTGGAGAAGGTCTGTAACTCAGTGGTGGACACCTGTCTGCATAAG ggGAGCAGGGACAACATGAGTGTGGTGCTGGTGTGTCTACCTGGAGCCCCCAAGATCTCAGACGAGGCTgtgaagaaagaagaggaattGGATAAATACCTGGAGACCCGTGTTGAGG agcTACTGGTAAACTGCGGGGAGACGGGAGTCCCTGACCTGGTGTCTGTCCTGAGGAGCATTGCCACAGAGAACATCCCCAACCTTCCACCTGGCGGCGGCCTGGCCAGCAA acgCAGTGTGATCGAGGCGGTGTACAACAAGCTGAACCctcacagagaagaggaaggc AGTGCCGGTGAGCTGGAGGACCCCTGGTAG